A stretch of Brassica napus cultivar Da-Ae chromosome C6, Da-Ae, whole genome shotgun sequence DNA encodes these proteins:
- the LOC125588555 gene encoding uncharacterized protein LOC125588555 codes for MENVEKLQFPALDITGTNYISWVTNVELHLESLGLSQTVKENNTSTPQEKAKSVIFLRRHLDESIIYDYANMRDPKELLKFLKDRFDHQKDITLPLARDEWQSLRFQDFDKVMNYNSAVLGIVAKLRYCGETITESQMLEKTYTTFHKSHITLQQQYRLRGYTKFSELIVALLIAEKNNELLIKNHMTRPTGSKPFPEANALDAKKPLKENNTFRASGRGRQNYRGRRRKYNPKDRKSFQWVRSEQTLKGKEHQGNTSQKREEACFRCGTKGHWSRLCRTPAHLCALYKESVKGK; via the coding sequence ATGGAAAACGTAGAGAAGCTCCAATTTCCAGCTTTAGACATCACTGGTACCAACTACATTTCATGGGTTACAAATGTTGAACTTCATCTTGAATCTCTTGGTCTATCCCAGACCGTTAAAGAGAATAATACTTCAACGCCTCAAGAAAAGGCTAAATCGGTGATCTTCCTTAGAAGACACCTTGATGAAAGTATTATTTATGACTATGCCAACATGAGAGACCCTAAAGAGCTATTGAAGTTTCTGAAAGATCGTTTTGATCATCAGAAAGACATAACACTTCCACTTGCTCGGGATGAATGGCAGAGTCTGAGATTCCAAGATTTCGACAAAGTGATGAATTACAATTCTGCTGTGTTAGGAATTGTGGCCAAATTGAGATACTGTGGTGAGACGATCACCGAATCTCAAATGCTTGAAAAGACATACACCACATTCCACAAGAGCCACATCACCCTGCAACAACAGTACAGGTTGCGGGGATATACCAAATTTTCGGAATTGATTGTAGCTCTTCTCATAGCAGAAAAGAACAACGAGCTTCTGATCAAGAATCACATGACCCGTCCAACTGGTTCTAAACCGTTTCCTGAAGCAAACGCATTAGATGCGAAGAAACCACTAAAGGAAAATAATACCTTTCGGGCTAGCGGTCGCGGTCGTCAAAACTACCGTGGACGACGACGAAAGTACAATCCAAAAGATAGGAAGTCATTCCAGTGGGTCCGCTCTGAACAAACCCTTAAGGGAAAAGAACACCAAGGAAATACCTCCCAGAAGCGAGAAGAAGCTTGTTTCAGATGCGGTACTAAGGGACACTGGTCTCGTTTATGTCGTACCCCTGCACACCTTTGCGCTCTATACAAGGAGTCCGTCAAAGGGAAATAA
- the LOC106423738 gene encoding replication protein A 70 kDa DNA-binding subunit B-like, protein MQDISEGDAIVVQLFKVYNAIGEYRTTPHPYKIGFFQTTFVGKADDFPSAVPENYFADFSDILGGNLDHSCLVDVFGQIVNFGSLENKIIKGKDNMRLLIELRDPKFCSVKEWKGAYSISSGYNSTHILLNPTLEIIEEFKASLPNDSLALTNNDSSQWSVGTAKSICARFFVLNERLTIREIIGSTLVGTFVTLGTIETIDTERGWQYLSCKYHNKKVMPTTNVDADNRSLFFCNTCDKEHNDVIPTFKLIAHVKDDSGEANFLLFDANAQQIVRHSAAELYDENEDENFLPEAVNDLFGKRVLFEISVDADNIKGKSSQYVVRLATDDREMVEEFADLPPKPVLMLESADDIFSGSGGFSETPLSKRKIKQDEDNCLEDQHSVNKKLAQKKLKGE, encoded by the exons atgcaagatatcagcgAGGGAGATGCGATTGTCGTCCAGTTGTTCAAAGTGTACAATGCTATTGGTGAATACCGTACAACGCCACATCCGTACAAAATTGGCTTCTTTCAAACAACATTTGTTGGAAAAGCTGATGATTTTCCAAGTGCAGTTCCCGAAAATTATTTCGCGGACTTCTCCGATATTCTTGGTGGAAATCTTGATCATAGTTGTTTGGTTG ATGTGTTTGGCCAAATAGTTAACTTTGGGTCTctggaaaacaaaataataaaaggaaaGGATAACATGAGGCTCTTGATTGAGTTGCGTGACCCAAA GTTCTGTTCTGTTAAAGAGTGGAAAG GTGCTTACTCTATATCTAGCGGGTATAATTCAACTCATATTTTGCTCAACCCAACACTTGAAATTATTGAGGAGTTCAAAGCAAG TCTCCCTAATGATTCACTTGCTCTTACCAACAACGATAGTAGCCAATGGTCTGTTGGTACTGCTAAATCTATTTGTGCCAGGTTTTTTGTTCTtaatgagaggctaaccataaGAGAGATCATTGGTAGTACCCTG GTTGGCACTTTTGTCACTCTGGGCACTATTGAAACAATTGATACTGAACGTGGCTGGCAATATTTAAGTTGCAAATACCACAACAAAAAAGTGATGCCTACAACCAATGTTGATGCTGATAACCGTTCTTTGTTCTTCTGCAATACATGTGATAAAGAACACAATGATGTCATTCCCAC GTTCAAATTAATTGCACATGTTAAGGACGATAGCGGTGAGgctaattttcttttgtttgatgCTAATGCTCAACAAATTGTGCGTCATTCTGCCGCTGAACTCTATGACGAG AATGAAGATGAAAACTTCTTACCAGAAGCAGTTAACGATCTCTTTGGTAAGAGAGTCCTTTTTGAGATTTCAGTTGATGCTGATAACATCAAAGGAAAGAGCTCTCAGTATGTTGTGCGATTGGCTACTGATGACCGTGAAATGGTTGAGGAATTTGCTGATTTGCCTCCTAAACCG GTCCTAATGTTGGAGTCCGCAGATGATATTTTCTCTGGTTCTGGTGGTTTTTCAGAAACTCCTTTgtccaaaagaaaaatcaaacaagatGAAGACAATTGCCTTGAGGATCAACACTCTGTCAACAAGAAACTCGCTCAAAAGAAACTCAAGGGCGAGTGA